In a single window of the Sediminicoccus sp. KRV36 genome:
- a CDS encoding bifunctional [glutamine synthetase] adenylyltransferase/[glutamine synthetase]-adenylyl-L-tyrosine phosphorylase: MNPKPLHDPAAILRLRSRLAEGDAAQQALATREDAAPLLDVMAAHSPYLADLCWAEAPSLLRLLDRGAEDAMQCALDPLTKADPASPRDAVMSLLRRAKRQGALVAAAADLGSLWPLDRVTGALSDLADLTIDFACAHLLLDAARRGQIKLARTKGEPKQITKGSGLIVLGMGKLGGRELNYSSDIDLLLLHDPDGSSYHEEFGAAPYIRIARDLVRLMEERTSEGYVFRTDLRLRPDPAATPLCVSVPMALSYYESLGQNWERAAMIKARPVAGDRAAGEAFLRELRPFIWRRHLDFAAVADIHSIKRQIHLHKAERGAGGEIAVAGHDVKLGRGGIREIEFTVQVLQLIWGGRDPALRDPTTLGALSLLASAGKMDRRAAADLADAYVFLRNTEHRLQMVNDRQTHRLPEEPDELARIASFMGYPDTASFAEALTTFQRRVQGHYSHLFEAAPQLTATEGAGNLVFTGVEDDPETLETLRGLGFGEPASIAAMVRGWHHGRPRATRSERARELLTELMPGLLRAFGRQREPEAAITRFDRLLGQLSAGVQFFSLLHRNPRLMDRLAAMLGAAPQLADHLARRPAALEGLLAGSYAAPGEKPLAALPALLREARDFEEALEATRRLVTERLFEVDAAELEGRLDADSSGEARSAVAEAAIAALLPGVERDFARRFGRVSGGSLAVLALGKLGGREMLPNSDLDLIMIYEHDPQTEASEGGQRALAPSEYFIRLSHQIVAALTTPGRDGRAFEVDMRLRPSGNKGPVAVRLSAFARYHAEEAWTWERMALTRARVIAGPAGLTRQIEAALDAALTAARDAPAVLRDAAQMRGRMLRELPADGPWDLKAMTGGLVEVEFIAQALTVAHAARHPKLLRRTTRLVLGELGQAGLLDEREAATLIQAERLWRAMLGLLRLTVGKWRVPELPITVEEALRHGVGTLVHEEILSMAHLREVMQAHAASVRASFLRHIGPLGP, encoded by the coding sequence ATGAACCCGAAACCCCTGCATGATCCGGCCGCGATTCTCCGGCTGCGCAGCCGCCTTGCCGAAGGCGATGCCGCCCAGCAGGCCCTGGCCACGCGGGAAGATGCGGCCCCCCTGCTCGATGTGATGGCCGCCCACAGCCCCTATCTGGCCGATCTCTGCTGGGCCGAAGCGCCGAGCCTGTTGCGCCTGCTCGACCGTGGCGCGGAGGATGCCATGCAATGCGCGCTGGATCCCCTCACCAAGGCGGACCCGGCCTCCCCGCGCGATGCGGTGATGAGCCTGCTGCGCCGGGCCAAGCGCCAGGGTGCCCTGGTGGCGGCGGCGGCCGACCTCGGCAGCCTCTGGCCGCTGGACCGCGTGACCGGCGCGCTGAGTGACCTGGCGGACCTCACCATCGACTTCGCCTGCGCCCATCTGCTGCTGGATGCCGCGCGGCGCGGCCAGATCAAGCTGGCCCGCACCAAGGGCGAGCCGAAGCAGATCACGAAGGGCTCGGGCCTCATCGTGCTGGGCATGGGGAAGCTCGGCGGACGCGAGCTGAACTACTCCTCGGATATTGACCTCTTGCTGCTGCATGACCCTGACGGGTCTTCCTATCACGAAGAATTCGGCGCGGCTCCCTACATCCGGATCGCGCGGGACCTGGTGCGCCTGATGGAGGAACGCACGAGCGAGGGCTACGTCTTCCGCACCGATCTGCGCCTGCGCCCGGACCCGGCGGCAACCCCGCTTTGCGTGAGCGTTCCCATGGCCCTCTCCTACTACGAAAGCCTGGGCCAGAACTGGGAGCGCGCGGCCATGATCAAGGCGCGCCCCGTGGCCGGCGACCGCGCGGCGGGCGAGGCTTTCCTGCGCGAATTGCGCCCCTTCATCTGGCGGCGTCACCTGGATTTCGCGGCCGTGGCCGATATCCATTCCATCAAGCGGCAAATCCATCTGCACAAGGCCGAACGCGGCGCGGGGGGCGAGATTGCCGTGGCGGGGCATGACGTCAAGCTTGGCCGTGGCGGCATCCGCGAAATCGAGTTCACCGTCCAGGTGCTGCAACTCATCTGGGGTGGGCGGGACCCGGCGCTGCGGGACCCGACGACGCTGGGCGCCCTCTCCCTCCTTGCATCCGCCGGCAAGATGGACCGGCGCGCCGCGGCCGACCTCGCTGATGCCTATGTGTTTTTGCGCAACACCGAGCACCGGCTGCAAATGGTGAATGACCGCCAGACGCACCGCCTGCCGGAGGAGCCCGATGAGCTTGCCCGCATCGCGAGCTTCATGGGCTATCCAGATACCGCCAGCTTCGCCGAAGCGCTGACCACGTTTCAGCGCCGCGTCCAGGGGCATTACAGCCACCTCTTCGAGGCCGCCCCCCAGCTGACCGCGACCGAGGGTGCCGGGAACCTCGTCTTCACCGGGGTCGAGGATGATCCGGAAACGCTGGAGACGTTGCGCGGCCTGGGCTTTGGCGAGCCGGCCTCGATCGCGGCCATGGTGCGCGGCTGGCATCACGGCCGCCCGCGCGCCACCCGCAGCGAGCGCGCCCGCGAATTGCTGACGGAATTGATGCCCGGCCTGCTCAGGGCCTTTGGCCGCCAGCGCGAGCCGGAGGCCGCCATCACCCGCTTTGACCGGCTGCTGGGCCAGCTCTCGGCCGGCGTGCAGTTCTTTTCGCTGCTGCACCGCAACCCGCGGCTGATGGATCGCCTCGCCGCCATGCTCGGCGCGGCCCCGCAACTGGCCGACCACCTGGCACGGCGGCCGGCCGCGCTGGAGGGGTTGCTCGCCGGCAGCTACGCCGCGCCGGGCGAGAAGCCTCTGGCTGCCCTGCCCGCCCTGCTGCGCGAGGCGCGGGATTTCGAGGAGGCGCTGGAAGCCACCCGCCGCCTCGTCACCGAACGGCTGTTCGAGGTGGATGCGGCGGAGCTGGAGGGCAGGCTGGACGCGGATTCCAGCGGCGAGGCCCGCAGCGCCGTGGCCGAAGCCGCCATCGCCGCCCTGTTGCCCGGGGTGGAGCGCGACTTCGCCCGCCGCTTTGGCCGCGTCTCGGGCGGCAGCCTGGCCGTGCTGGCGCTGGGCAAGCTCGGTGGGCGGGAAATGCTGCCCAATTCCGACCTCGACCTGATCATGATCTATGAGCATGACCCGCAGACGGAAGCCAGCGAAGGCGGGCAGCGGGCGCTGGCACCCTCGGAATACTTCATCCGCCTCTCGCACCAGATCGTCGCGGCACTGACCACGCCCGGGCGCGATGGCCGCGCCTTCGAGGTGGATATGCGGCTGCGCCCCTCGGGCAATAAGGGGCCGGTGGCGGTGCGGCTCTCCGCCTTTGCCCGCTACCACGCCGAGGAGGCCTGGACCTGGGAGCGGATGGCATTGACGCGGGCGCGCGTCATCGCCGGCCCGGCCGGCTTGACGCGCCAGATCGAAGCCGCACTCGATGCCGCCCTGACCGCGGCGCGGGACGCCCCGGCCGTGCTGCGCGATGCCGCCCAGATGCGCGGCCGCATGCTGCGCGAATTGCCGGCCGATGGCCCCTGGGATCTGAAGGCGATGACCGGCGGGCTGGTGGAGGTGGAATTCATCGCCCAGGCGCTGACGGTGGCGCATGCCGCCCGCCACCCCAAGCTGCTGCGCCGCACCACCCGGCTCGTCCTCGGCGAACTCGGCCAGGCCGGGCTGCTTGATGAGCGCGAGGCCGCGACACTGATCCAGGCCGAGCGGCTGTGGCGGGCCATGCTGGGCCTGCTGCGCCTGACGGTCGGCAAGTGGCGCGTACCGGAATTGCCCATCACCGTGGAGGAGGCGCTGCGCCATGGCGTCGGCACGCTGGTGCATGAGGAAATCCTGAGCATGGCGCATCTGCGGGAGGTGATGCAGGCCCATGCCGCAAGCGTGCGCGCCAGCTTCCTGCGGCATATCGGCCCGCTGGGGCCTTGA
- a CDS encoding M81 family metallopeptidase gives MKLFMAALLTETNTFSPLPTGRAAFYGNRFSRNAGSLEPPFWGNIPLIAWRRMAQAAGMEVVESLTANAQPGGTTVRAAYEELRELILSDLRAAGPVEIVLLNLHGAMVAEGHDDCESDLVRHVREIVGPDVVIGVELDLHCHLDETLRENADLVVIYKEYPHVDMAERAEDLFRLALRTARREIRPVIAYHPLHMISMWHTPVEPMKSLVAGMLVAEARGDILSLSFAHGFPWGDVPHVGAKMVAIADADEALAARTAQAWGERLWAVREATRKHFDTPDQAIDAALAAPGGTMVVAETSDNAGGGAPSDGTAMLARMLARGVRDAAIGIFWDPIAVSFVHEAGVGAVMPLRLGGKCGLMSGDPLDLMVRVHAVAQSHVQSGLSGGRSEMGPSAWIEAEGIHIIIGSERQQVFHPDAFTGMGCTLQDKRLVVVKSSQHFYAGFAPIAREIRYCAAEVGILRDFAAIPYRRFTGAYWPKVENP, from the coding sequence ATGAAGCTTTTCATGGCGGCGCTGCTGACCGAGACCAACACCTTCTCGCCCCTGCCGACCGGGCGCGCGGCCTTCTACGGCAACCGCTTCAGCCGGAACGCCGGCAGCCTGGAGCCGCCCTTCTGGGGCAATATCCCGCTGATCGCCTGGCGGCGCATGGCCCAGGCGGCGGGGATGGAGGTGGTGGAAAGCCTCACTGCCAACGCCCAGCCCGGCGGCACCACGGTGCGTGCCGCCTATGAGGAACTGCGCGAACTGATCCTGAGCGACCTTCGCGCCGCCGGCCCGGTTGAGATCGTGCTGCTCAACCTGCATGGCGCCATGGTGGCCGAGGGCCACGACGATTGCGAAAGCGACCTGGTGCGGCATGTGCGGGAGATTGTCGGCCCCGATGTGGTGATCGGCGTCGAGCTCGACCTGCATTGCCACCTGGATGAGACCCTGCGCGAGAACGCGGATCTTGTGGTGATCTACAAGGAGTACCCGCATGTGGACATGGCGGAACGGGCCGAGGATCTGTTCCGCCTGGCGCTGCGCACGGCGCGGCGGGAGATCCGGCCGGTCATCGCCTACCACCCGCTGCACATGATCAGCATGTGGCATACGCCGGTGGAGCCCATGAAATCCCTCGTCGCCGGAATGCTGGTCGCCGAGGCGCGCGGCGACATCCTCTCCCTCTCCTTCGCGCATGGTTTTCCCTGGGGGGATGTGCCGCATGTCGGGGCGAAGATGGTCGCCATCGCCGATGCTGACGAAGCGCTCGCCGCACGCACGGCGCAGGCCTGGGGCGAGCGCCTCTGGGCGGTGCGCGAGGCGACGCGCAAGCATTTCGACACACCGGACCAGGCGATTGATGCGGCGCTCGCGGCCCCAGGCGGCACCATGGTGGTCGCCGAAACCTCGGACAATGCCGGCGGCGGCGCGCCATCCGATGGCACGGCCATGCTGGCGCGCATGCTGGCGCGCGGCGTGCGCGATGCCGCGATCGGGATCTTCTGGGACCCGATTGCCGTCTCCTTCGTGCATGAAGCCGGCGTGGGCGCCGTCATGCCGCTGCGGCTGGGGGGCAAATGCGGCCTGATGTCGGGCGATCCGCTCGATCTGATGGTGCGGGTGCATGCGGTGGCGCAAAGCCACGTGCAATCCGGCCTCTCAGGCGGGCGCAGCGAGATGGGGCCCTCGGCCTGGATCGAGGCGGAAGGCATCCACATCATCATCGGCAGTGAAAGGCAGCAGGTGTTCCATCCCGATGCCTTCACCGGAATGGGCTGCACGCTGCAGGACAAGCGGCTGGTGGTGGTGAAATCCTCGCAGCATTTCTACGCAGGCTTCGCGCCCATCGCGCGCGAGATCCGCTATTGCGCGGCCGAGGTCGGCATCCTGCGCGATTTCGCCGCCATCCCGTATCGGCGCTTCACCGGGGCGTATTGGCCCAAGGTGGAGAACCCGTGA
- a CDS encoding patatin-like phospholipase family protein: MDINATLTSAVIAQKTTRRINLALQGGGTHGAFTWGALDRLLEDDRIEFDGLSGTSAGAINGVILALGLLEGGRMGAKDALNRFWRSLGAKFAVSPLKATPLEKALWGWDLKYSMAWNAFDTMTRLMSPYQMNPFPMEFNPLRKSLDESLDLARLREDKSAIRLFISATNVRTGKPKVFTRAEMTVDALLASACLPNVFKAVEIDGEAYWDGGYLGNPALWPLYHERMAADIVLVQLNPLLRPELPTSTSDIMNRLNEISFNASLMSEMRAIDFVQRMLDSGRLEQPRYRRIFLHAIEDEERMRAFKLSTKFNGDWDFLTTLRDYGRDAADLFIRESLDKVGRESTLDIQRYL; this comes from the coding sequence ATGGACATCAACGCCACTCTCACCTCCGCCGTCATCGCGCAGAAGACCACCCGGCGCATCAACCTCGCTTTGCAGGGCGGCGGCACGCATGGTGCCTTCACCTGGGGCGCGCTGGACCGCCTGCTGGAAGATGACCGGATCGAGTTCGACGGGCTTTCCGGCACCTCGGCCGGTGCCATCAATGGCGTCATCCTCGCCCTCGGCCTGCTCGAAGGCGGGCGGATGGGGGCCAAGGATGCGCTGAACCGCTTCTGGCGTTCGCTGGGCGCCAAATTCGCCGTCTCGCCCCTCAAGGCCACGCCGCTGGAGAAGGCGCTATGGGGCTGGGACCTCAAATACAGCATGGCGTGGAACGCGTTCGACACCATGACGCGGCTGATGTCGCCCTATCAGATGAATCCCTTCCCGATGGAGTTCAACCCGCTGCGCAAGTCGCTGGATGAAAGCCTCGACCTTGCGCGGTTGCGGGAAGACAAATCGGCGATCCGGCTGTTCATCTCGGCCACCAATGTGCGCACCGGCAAGCCCAAGGTGTTCACCCGGGCCGAGATGACGGTGGATGCGCTGCTCGCTTCCGCCTGCCTGCCCAATGTGTTCAAGGCGGTCGAGATTGACGGCGAGGCCTATTGGGATGGCGGCTACCTCGGCAATCCGGCCCTTTGGCCACTGTATCATGAGCGCATGGCCGCGGACATCGTGCTGGTGCAGCTGAACCCCCTGCTGCGCCCCGAATTGCCGACCAGCACCAGCGACATCATGAACCGGCTGAACGAGATCAGCTTCAACGCCTCCCTCATGAGCGAGATGCGCGCCATTGATTTTGTGCAGCGCATGCTGGATTCCGGGCGCCTCGAACAGCCGCGCTACCGCCGCATCTTCCTGCATGCGATCGAGGATGAGGAGCGCATGCGCGCCTTCAAGCTCAGCACCAAATTCAACGGCGACTGGGATTTCCTGACGACATTGCGCGATTACGGCCGCGACGCCGCGGATCTCTTCATCCGCGAAAGCCTGGACAAGGTGGGGCGCGAAAGCACGCTGGATATCCAGCGCTATCTGTAG
- a CDS encoding 3-hydroxybutyrate dehydrogenase yields the protein MERILAGQAALITGSTSGIGLGIAKIYAEAGARVMLNGFGKPEEIAAARAEIGALMGVAAAPYSPADMSKPAEVRAMVAAAEAEFGKLDILVNNAGIQFVSPVQDFPAEKWDAIIAINLSSNFHAIAAALPGMLARDHGRIINVASAHGLVASPYKTAYVAAKHGVVGLTKSVALEIAQANVTCNAICPGFVRTPLAEAQVKPLAEKFGVSEEVALKEHLLGKQPSKRWIEVEEVARMALWLVGPGSGGVNGAALSIDGGWLAA from the coding sequence ATGGAACGGATTCTGGCGGGGCAGGCTGCCCTAATCACCGGCTCGACCAGCGGTATCGGCCTGGGCATCGCCAAGATTTACGCCGAGGCCGGCGCGCGCGTGATGCTCAATGGCTTCGGCAAGCCCGAGGAAATCGCGGCCGCGCGGGCCGAGATCGGCGCCCTGATGGGCGTGGCCGCAGCGCCCTACAGCCCGGCCGACATGTCCAAGCCTGCCGAGGTGCGCGCCATGGTGGCGGCCGCCGAGGCCGAGTTCGGCAAGCTCGATATCCTGGTGAACAATGCCGGCATCCAGTTCGTCTCGCCCGTGCAGGATTTCCCGGCCGAGAAGTGGGACGCCATCATCGCGATCAACCTGAGCAGCAATTTCCACGCGATCGCCGCCGCCCTGCCGGGCATGCTGGCGCGCGACCATGGCCGCATCATCAACGTCGCCAGCGCGCATGGCCTGGTGGCGAGCCCCTACAAGACCGCCTATGTGGCGGCCAAGCATGGCGTGGTGGGGCTGACGAAATCCGTGGCGTTGGAAATCGCGCAGGCCAACGTCACCTGCAACGCCATCTGCCCCGGCTTTGTCCGCACCCCGCTGGCCGAAGCCCAGGTGAAGCCGCTGGCCGAGAAATTCGGCGTCTCCGAGGAGGTGGCCCTGAAGGAGCATCTGCTGGGCAAGCAGCCCTCCAAGCGCTGGATCGAAGTGGAGGAAGTGGCGCGCATGGCGCTGTGGCTCGTCGGTCCCGGCTCGGGTGGGGTCAATGGCGCGGCGCTGTCCATTGACGGCGGCTGGCTCGCCGCCTGA
- a CDS encoding class II aldolase/adducin family protein, with the protein MSAVQDPAAAILIEQRQQARIDMAAAHRLAVLHDFHEAIDNHFTLMVPGRPGRFYLNAYGLHWSEVTASNLIEVAYDGTVLEGSGPADRSAICIHAPIHEMTGAECVLHTHMPYVTAISQLEDMTIEMTGQSALQFHGRIAYDYDYNGFAIEHEEGARMAALMDGKPILMLANHGVIVTGNSVAQAYHRLYYLERACRTQMFSMWTNARRRFVKEEVLEKMKAQAAWKDPTLSMTGPEYHFAALKRVLDKQDPSYAD; encoded by the coding sequence ATGTCTGCCGTCCAGGACCCTGCCGCCGCCATTCTGATCGAGCAGCGCCAACAAGCCCGCATTGACATGGCCGCCGCCCATCGCCTGGCCGTGCTGCATGATTTCCATGAAGCGATCGACAATCACTTCACCCTGATGGTGCCCGGCCGCCCTGGCCGCTTCTACCTCAACGCCTATGGGCTGCACTGGTCCGAGGTGACCGCCAGCAACCTCATTGAGGTCGCGTATGACGGCACCGTGCTGGAGGGCTCCGGCCCGGCCGATCGCAGCGCCATCTGCATTCATGCCCCCATCCATGAGATGACCGGCGCGGAGTGCGTGCTGCACACCCACATGCCCTACGTCACCGCCATCTCCCAGCTTGAGGACATGACGATCGAGATGACGGGCCAGAGCGCGCTGCAATTCCATGGCCGGATTGCCTATGACTACGACTATAACGGCTTCGCCATCGAGCATGAGGAAGGGGCGCGCATGGCCGCCCTGATGGACGGCAAGCCCATCCTGATGCTGGCCAATCACGGCGTGATCGTCACCGGCAACTCGGTCGCCCAGGCCTATCACCGGCTCTATTACCTGGAACGCGCCTGCCGGACGCAGATGTTCTCCATGTGGACCAACGCCCGCCGCCGCTTCGTGAAGGAGGAGGTGCTGGAAAAGATGAAGGCCCAGGCCGCCTGGAAGGACCCGACGCTGTCCATGACCGGGCCGGAATATCACTTTGCGGCGTTGAAGCGCGTGCTGGATAAGCAAGACCCCAGCTACGCGGATTGA
- a CDS encoding tripartite tricarboxylate transporter substrate-binding protein — protein sequence MTITRRSSLALLVAPTLAAPGIARAQSGPWPNRPIRMIVPFGTGGGSDITMRLLAPKIAAVLGQNVIVENRPGAGSTVGTDFVAKSAPDGYNFVLATLSSTGLAVGLYRNLPYDPVRDLTAISPTNFIPICHTVTTRGLQVRDTADWIAQLRAQPNRFSYGSSGVGSSGHIGSASFLAQTGTTAVHVPYRGGGQVYAALIAGDIQFTSDIPSQVLPFHRDGQARTLFVATDERSTLMPEVPTAAEVGLPNYKSYSWFGIFGPPNLPPAITERMWSAIDQALADPDVARRFNEMGTPAMRGYSPARFAQFVRDEIALWVPIVRASGATAD from the coding sequence ATGACGATCACCCGCCGCTCCAGCCTCGCCTTGCTTGTCGCGCCCACCCTGGCCGCTCCGGGCATCGCCCGCGCGCAAAGCGGCCCCTGGCCGAACCGGCCGATCCGCATGATCGTGCCCTTCGGCACGGGCGGCGGCTCGGACATCACGATGCGGCTTTTGGCGCCCAAGATCGCCGCCGTCCTGGGGCAGAATGTGATTGTCGAGAACCGGCCTGGTGCCGGCTCCACCGTGGGGACGGATTTCGTCGCGAAATCCGCGCCGGATGGCTATAATTTCGTGCTGGCGACGCTGTCCTCCACCGGGCTCGCGGTCGGGCTGTATCGCAACCTGCCTTATGATCCGGTGCGGGATCTGACGGCGATCTCGCCCACGAATTTCATCCCGATCTGTCACACGGTCACCACGCGCGGGTTGCAGGTGCGCGACACGGCCGACTGGATTGCGCAGCTGCGCGCGCAGCCCAACCGCTTTTCCTATGGCAGCAGCGGCGTCGGCTCCTCGGGGCATATCGGCAGCGCCAGTTTCCTGGCGCAGACCGGCACCACGGCGGTGCATGTGCCCTATCGTGGCGGCGGGCAGGTTTATGCGGCGCTGATTGCGGGCGACATCCAGTTCACCAGCGACATCCCGAGCCAGGTGCTGCCCTTCCACCGCGATGGCCAGGCGCGGACGCTGTTCGTCGCGACGGATGAGCGTTCCACGCTGATGCCCGAAGTGCCGACGGCGGCCGAGGTCGGGCTGCCCAACTACAAATCCTATTCCTGGTTCGGCATTTTCGGCCCGCCCAATTTGCCGCCCGCGATCACGGAGCGCATGTGGAGCGCGATTGATCAGGCGCTGGCGGACCCGGATGTGGCACGGCGCTTCAACGAGATGGGCACGCCGGCCATGCGGGGCTATTCCCCCGCGCGCTTCGCCCAATTCGTCCGCGATGAAATCGCCCTCTGGGTGCCCATCGTCCGCGCCTCAGGTGCCACCGCCGACTGA
- a CDS encoding tripartite tricarboxylate transporter substrate binding protein — translation MPHVTRRAAMVLPLLPLTARAEDWKPAQPVRILVPAAPAGTTDIMARLMAPRLQSRWGVNVVVENRAGAGGTIGTLELVRARPDGFTLMSGNIGPQAIAYSLFRNLPYRAEQIACIAGTIRGPNVLVVNNDTPARNVAELAALLRARPGQIPYASTGVGQSTHLSPVLMLQMLNAQAIHVPFRGSGPAQVDLLAGHVAFMIDNLTGVMEHIRAGRVRALAVTSAERSPQLPDVPALRETLPELAGYEVNTWFGVFGPAGLPPGVVTTVNAEVNAWLDLAETKERFTALGGVPLRLSPDEFAGFVAGETRKWAEVIRREGIQMDAG, via the coding sequence ATGCCCCATGTCACGCGCCGCGCCGCGATGGTCCTGCCGCTCCTGCCGCTCACGGCCCGGGCCGAGGATTGGAAGCCCGCCCAGCCGGTCCGCATCCTCGTCCCGGCGGCCCCGGCCGGCACCACGGATATCATGGCGCGGCTGATGGCGCCGCGGCTGCAGTCGCGCTGGGGCGTGAATGTCGTGGTCGAGAATCGCGCCGGTGCGGGCGGCACCATCGGCACGCTGGAGCTGGTGCGGGCGCGGCCGGATGGCTTCACGCTCATGTCCGGCAATATCGGGCCGCAGGCCATCGCCTATTCGCTGTTTCGCAACCTGCCTTATCGCGCGGAGCAGATCGCCTGCATCGCCGGCACCATCCGCGGCCCCAATGTGCTGGTCGTGAACAATGACACGCCGGCCCGCAATGTCGCGGAATTGGCCGCATTGCTGCGCGCCCGGCCCGGGCAGATTCCCTACGCTTCCACGGGTGTGGGGCAATCCACCCATCTCTCGCCCGTGCTGATGCTGCAGATGCTGAACGCCCAGGCCATCCATGTGCCCTTCCGCGGCTCGGGCCCTGCCCAGGTGGATCTGCTGGCCGGGCATGTGGCCTTCATGATTGATAACCTGACCGGGGTGATGGAGCACATCCGCGCCGGCCGCGTGCGGGCCCTGGCCGTCACCAGCGCCGAGCGCAGCCCGCAGCTGCCCGATGTTCCCGCGCTGCGCGAAACCCTGCCGGAACTGGCCGGCTATGAGGTGAACACCTGGTTCGGCGTCTTCGGCCCCGCCGGCCTGCCGCCGGGCGTGGTCACCACGGTCAATGCCGAGGTGAATGCCTGGCTCGACCTGGCCGAGACCAAGGAGCGTTTCACCGCCCTGGGCGGCGTGCCGCTGCGCCTCTCCCCCGATGAATTCGCGGGCTTCGTCGCGGGCGAGACCCGTAAATGGGCCGAGGTGATCCGCCGCGAGGGCATCCAGATGGATGCGGGCTAG
- a CDS encoding nuclear transport factor 2 family protein: MPGESEPATAVLTQFLASFAAADGAAAARLFWPDALFWGTAAPDLATEAEQVRAYFSSFAQWRPNQRRAEWISGTTLPLSDSAVMISGRWQIVSGEILRPLRVSMLVTRRGEAWRIAQFHNSPRPEAA, translated from the coding sequence ATGCCCGGCGAATCTGAGCCAGCCACTGCCGTCCTTACGCAATTCCTGGCCAGCTTCGCCGCCGCAGATGGGGCGGCGGCGGCCCGGCTTTTCTGGCCCGATGCGCTATTCTGGGGCACCGCGGCGCCGGACCTCGCCACCGAGGCGGAGCAGGTCCGTGCCTATTTCAGCAGCTTCGCCCAATGGCGCCCGAACCAGCGCCGCGCGGAGTGGATATCCGGCACCACACTGCCGCTCTCCGACAGCGCGGTGATGATCTCGGGGCGCTGGCAAATCGTGAGCGGCGAGATTCTTCGCCCGCTGCGCGTCAGCATGCTGGTGACGCGGCGGGGCGAAGCCTGGCGCATCGCCCAGTTCCACAACTCGCCGCGGCCGGAGGCGGCCTAG
- a CDS encoding polysaccharide deacetylase: MTTTNHPEGEPWTWPEPVWRRITGRARAGRSLRPTAWPNGARCAVALSFDADHDTIPLRDGDESPMRISQGQYGNRQGTPRIRRLLEREGVKASFFYPAVSALLYPDEARAVAQDGHEIGIHSWIHERNTVLPYEVERDLAFRARDTLEKVTGQRPVGMRTASWDFSLRTLDIIREMGLLYDSSLMADDDPYELLADGEATGIVELPPEWIRDDAVYFNMNRFSALRPYTPPSAVAEIFLAELDGAWEEGGMFLLTMHPHYIGHRSRMPVLEKVIAHAKAKGGCWFATHAEIALWCRDHAAA; this comes from the coding sequence ATGACCACAACCAACCACCCCGAAGGCGAGCCCTGGACCTGGCCGGAGCCGGTCTGGCGCCGCATCACCGGCCGTGCCCGCGCCGGCCGCTCGCTCAGGCCCACCGCCTGGCCGAACGGCGCCCGGTGCGCCGTGGCCCTCTCCTTCGATGCGGATCACGACACCATCCCGCTGCGTGACGGCGATGAAAGCCCGATGCGCATCAGCCAGGGCCAATATGGCAACCGCCAGGGCACACCGCGCATCCGCCGCCTGCTGGAGCGCGAGGGCGTGAAGGCCAGCTTCTTCTATCCCGCCGTCTCCGCCTTGCTCTATCCGGATGAAGCCCGCGCCGTGGCCCAGGATGGCCATGAAATCGGCATCCATTCCTGGATTCACGAGCGCAATACCGTGCTGCCCTATGAGGTGGAGCGGGACCTCGCCTTCCGCGCGCGGGACACGCTGGAGAAGGTGACCGGCCAGCGCCCGGTCGGCATGCGCACCGCCAGCTGGGATTTCTCGCTGAGGACGCTGGATATCATCCGCGAGATGGGCCTGCTCTATGACAGCAGCCTGATGGCCGATGACGACCCCTATGAATTGCTGGCCGATGGCGAAGCGACCGGCATCGTCGAACTCCCGCCCGAATGGATTCGCGATGACGCCGTCTATTTCAACATGAACCGCTTCTCCGCCCTGCGGCCCTACACCCCGCCCTCCGCCGTCGCCGAGATCTTCCTGGCGGAGCTGGATGGGGCCTGGGAGGAGGGCGGGATGTTCCTGCTGACCATGCACCCGCATTACATCGGCCATCGCAGCCGCATGCCGGTGCTGGAGAAGGTGATCGCCCATGCCAAGGCGAAAGGTGGCTGCTGGTTCGCAACCCACGCCGAAATCGCCCTCTGGTGCCGGGACCACGCCGCCGCATGA